ATGTGGAGTAACGTGAGAAATGGCAGATATGCAAGTGCTAAAACTActgtaatataaaaaataaaggatataaGATATCCTAGACCAGAAGAGAAATGTTGCCCTTTATCACATTTGGCTAacgtcactaagtcgtgtctgactctttgcgaccccatggactatacagtccatggaattctccaggccagaatactggagtgcgtagcctttcccttccaggggatcttctcaaaccagggatcaaacccagatcccccattgcaggtggacaTTTGGCTAAGGATGTCATCAATTCCCTCAGtgcttctctgatggttcagcagcaaagaatcagcctgcaatacaggagacacaggttctatccctggctcatgaaaatcccctgaaggagagcatggtgagccactccagttctcttgcctggagaatcccacagaaagaggagcctggtggactacagtccatggggtcgcaggagtcagacttgactgaagcgactgagcacacacatgcacataatcAATTCCCTAGTAGGAAGGAAATGGATGTTGTATCAGAGCTAGTAGATATACTGTTTGAAATAAATTCTGTATGTCATATAAATGAGGGGCTTGTGATCATAATTAAAGCTAAGGTTCAAGGATGCAAAGAGGGCTATTGGTTAATTAATTGTTAATAGACTAGAGCAGAGGTTGTAAGCACAAAGCTTTGGAGATACAGGATTGGGTACCAATTTCACCCTTGtcgttgttcaatcactaagttgtgtccaactctttgtgactgcatggacatACTAACCTTTTGACCTGAGTTATCTGATATCTACAGGCTTATTATTTCCActggaaataataataactacCTCATAGGGTTATTTCAAGGACAAAGTAAACTGTCTGCAAATTACTCCCTACAGTGTCTGACACAGATGGGTCACTAATAGTCACTTTTATTAATGACCAATGCTAAGCATTCTGAGTTTTCCCATTATAATCTAGAAAGTAAAATTCTTTGGAATTTAGAGCTTATCTTCTCTCATTTGTTTAAAGTTTCATTTTGAAAGAGAGCTTGAAGCATTCTGAAAAGGAAAGCAAGTTTGGCATATGAAAGCATGATatctttatttgatttttttaatttttaatttttataatgttgtgttggtttctgccatacaacaatggaatcagccataattatacatatatcccctgtctctggagcctccctccccaccccgcatctctccaggtcatcacagagcaccagactgggttCCTCGTACTacacagcaacttctcaccagctatccatcTTAAACACATGACACTGTGtgtatgttgatgctactttctccattcgcCCCACTCttccactgtgtccaaaagtccaTTGTTTGTATcttgtctccattccttccctgcaaataggtttatcaacaccatttttctagattccatatacatggaAATATAGgatattagtgcatatatatggaatctttgattttaaaaatcgtTTATTTACAAACTTCAAAATAtcgatattttaaatattttgaaaagatgtcTAAGAATCTATCATCTTTCCAGTATAATGAGTATAGGCACTCATTAAAAAGTGCTTACATTTTGCTGATATACTTACCATGATGttcagttcaaaaaaaaaaaaaatcaaatgcaaaattctcttctttgctttcacaAAGCatcaataaaagtataaaaatgtcaATGAACTTAAATAAAATCACTAATAACCATCTAGTTATTTTGTCTATAAATACAAGTCACTAGTTTGATTGATTTTATAGCCAAATTtattctgtctttttaaattacaaaacatACTTGCTAATGAGTCGGAAAACAAGCTGCCCCCTATTTCAATAGTTGTCCACTCTTGGTACAGCACCTTCATTTATGTACACCACAATTGTTAACATCTTATCAATAATCAGTCTTCCAGAGTTGGCAGAATCTTGATATGGTCAAGGTCAATCTTGAAAATTCAAACACAAAGTGCTTTAAAGTATCTTTTCAgcattttgttattataaaagaAACAGCTCATTATcatacttttcttctttctctgaaacTATATTATTGTATTCTAGAGTACAGTTTTAACACAGAACTTTATAAGATCAATTTaaataatctgaatttttttcttgcctACTTTTGTAGCTTATTATTAACCATTTGTTCTTTAAAACTATCCAAAAGATTCATATCTTAtatgtttcatataaatataaGCATACTTCAATAGTGGGATAGCATGTAGCCAGGAATATGTCATGTGCTTTAAGGCAGCAATGAAGAAGTTAATTCACAGCTGCATttatgagttttatttatttttgacctgTGGTAAAAAGATTTATCTTTCAATTACTTAACTATTTTTCCCAAGTGTCAAGAAGTCATACTAGTATAAAATAGATTAATGTAGCTATAAAAGTAGTTTTTGTTTAAGTAAAGTTTGGAATTAAAAATGGGGTAAGTTACAAATCAGACTTAATCATTCGAACAGTCAGATGGAACAGTAAAAGAATGTGGGGGGATGAGGAGAGAGATAGAGATTGATTTTGAGCTCGGTCAAgctcacccttttttttttttttttttacattctggcACACTAATATTTAGAAGAGCTGGACAACCAGAACACCGATCCGTTTTCCCTTAAAGATTTAAATGATcatgatttttaaagtcttcttgGGTACATCAGTAGTATTATTTAAAAGCCATGCGGTAGAGTGTGAAATAAGAGTATTTTTCAAACAAACACGACCTTTTCTGTTTCTTGTACGGCTTTCTCTACCCAGCCAGAAAACCCAGACAAGtttatttacacacacacccgcacatgcacacacacacacacaccccacacgcagagtgagagaaggagggagagagtggcGGAAACGCCCTTTCCATCCCTTCCAAACAATTATCTCCGcgagtaaaagaaaataatcaacagCCCTCTGTGCTGGGCGGCCGAGCCGGAGAGCCAGGCGCGAGGAGGAAGGGCGAGCAGCAGACGAGCCGGGAAACGTGGCTCCTCCGGCGAGGAGAGGATTTGTGCAGGGCAGCGCCGGCCCGCGTGCGCCTCCGGCTCCCCGTGCAATTGGCAGCCAATCATCAGTAGGTGTCCGCGTCCCCGCGTCCTGCTCACCTCGGCGCCGaccgcccccggcccgcccccgcccccagcctccgCCGCCTCCCCCGCCTTTCTCTcccgtcccctcccccagcagccgcGCTcgggcacacacacaaacagagggagagaaggggggagacggagagaggagagagagagaggggagagagagggggagagagaggagagactccccggctccctccctccctcgcaCACAGCGACTGGAGACGGACGGAGAGCAACGCGCTGGGAGAGGAGACCACCGAGAACACCCCGCGctctcacacatacactcacacgcggctccttcctctcccccccacctcctcctccttccacccCCTCCACTAAcaccatctcctcctccttctctctgcaacaagaaaaaaaaaaaaagccatttacaggtattttttttttttgatccgcATATTTATTTATCCCCCCCTCCCCAACAGTTTGTTTACAAGTATTAAAGTTGTAATTGGGAGCTGCCAAGACACATCTGgatttgtgtttctttgtgtTAGGGGGTGATGTGCAACTAATTAAAGGCAGACTGGCAGCGTCTGCAAATTCTAAGGCTCCCCAAATAAAAAGAGACTGGTAAGTgattgttctttctctttctctggcttTTTGCTCTTAAATGTTTGCTGTCCGTTGGGATTGTAAAAGTAGATTATTAATGCTGGACTCCAGCGATGAAAGGCGTCGctgtattaatttattaattaatctgCACCCGCCCCTCCTCCTGAATGTTAAATATGACCTTTGATCTCTGTGTCTCTGGTAGACCAGACATACAATATTAGGCATGTACAGTCACATTGTTTAAAGGCAAAACAGGATCATGAAGTATGATGTCTAATTTATCTTTGGAATAGGACTAtagttatttgtgtgtgttttattttgttttttaaagaaaatccaaaCAATAGCTGTGGCTTAGGTACCTTTTTCATGCTCCAGAGATGCATTGATTAAACAATAATGACCTGGATACTGGGCACAATCATTTTCTACAGTTTCTGGTGGCATTAAACCttgagggaggaagggggaggtgaTGGTAATAAGGAAAGCTTCTGTTTGGAGACACCACTCTAATACTCCGAAAAAGGgacattaaattatttctttatttggaacAAGGTCAAAAGACTAAAATGTTGAAATTTTTCCCTCCACTCAATGCGCTGGTAACTAATGCATGGTTGGCATAACTAGTTTTTACTGAGTAGCAGTTATTATGGTCTTGCAGTTACAATGTGATTCACAGAAACTGAAGCTATATGCATATTCTTGCTGTGTCTTCCCCCATCGCCTTCCCAGCATCAACAATATTTAGCCAGGAGCATTTTGGGGGCACCCTTTGTATTGCCTTCAGACCTCTGAAGGGAGCAGTTTTCCCTAATGCGAAACCACAGAGGTGGTTCCTGAGTGATTAGGGACTTGCTGTGATTGAAAGATGCCTGCTAGCTTCTAATCCAGCCTGGGGTGAGGTTCCTTATCTTGATTTACTTTGCCTAATAGGGATTTGTTTACATAAACCTCTCTTTTTTTAGGGCGCCTTCTCATCAGGACTTGAAGTTTTTGCACTTGGAGTTTGGGCATAAATGGCTCATTAATCTAATTATAAGCATAATTGCTATAATTGATACCATTTTGAACTGAATATTTGAGACTGAGACTGCTGGGCCCCCATTTGAAATTCCCTGAACTCCACATTCTAGACCAATATATAGGTTTCAGAAGATGTCACAAAAAGATATtctgtcccccccccccaaaatctgGAACAAAGAAACTGGTTTTTTAGGTTAATATACACTTTACATTTTTGCTTTACTTCTTAAAAGGCTCTGATGTATCTCTCCCTCTGTAATAAACAACTAAAATACCTCTGCCTAAGCATAATAATGCCCTGTAAGCAAAGAGATGAATACAAATACCCAGTTAATATTAAACTTTCCTCTTAAACagagctaaagaaaaaaatcatcttaatGACTGTTTCTTCATGGAACACCTTAAATGATGTCCCCCTACTTTAACTCAATGTAAAAATCAGTGACTGTGAGAGAGCCTCCAAGTCCATGCTTTCCTCTTGTCTTGGGAAGAGGCTGGAGTCTCCATTAGGAATTATTGGGAATATTCTTAAAGTGACTACAGGCACTTGGTTTAAAACCTATGACATGGtttgcattatttaaaaaaaacatttttttttaatctagtccatctttcttttctttcttttaaacaagTAGAACACCACCCTCGTACCCCCTCCAAGCCCCACCACCAAATGGCTTGTACAATTGAGACCTGTCCTTGGTCCATTGAATTAAGACCCTAACAGAGCCAGCTGTGCTGGGATTCAAACTAATGAccgcagacacagaaggacagtGTGGCAGCTGGTAGTTCTTTTTTCCCTGCCTCTTTAGTTCAGATTGTATGTGGGCAGTCTCTTAGCTCTCAGTTGTATTGTGTTTGCTTACAGTTTATACTCGGATGTATTGTAGACTTTCTCAGTACTTCATTTGCTAATTTCCTGTTCATTTTCCTCATAGGGCCATAGCTGTTTTCTACTTTAGAGCATTTGCATGTTCAGGCACCCCTTGTTCACACATTTCACAGTGTTTAAATGCCCTCTGCTTATAGGTAGTATCGCCCTCCCACCCCTGATTTGCATGTCTTTAGCACTCCAATTGCCCTTTTCCCTCGGCATTTGTCACCCCCGTCTTTCCTCTTCCCTGGGTATCCTGGCTATTAATACATTTTCTCAGGAGGGTTATAAGAATAGGGGGGAGGAGCCGTGGTgtgctctggggagggagggagcgggGTTGGGAGCGTGGGGGAAGGAtgggaatggggggggggggtgtcacgTCTTGATGATTGTTATGCAAACGACCTGACGAAGAATGTGGGAGCTTTCTGTGTCTGCGGTGGGGTAGTGAGGGaggctgtttattttttcatctttttcctcgCGCAGCTCGTTGGAATGACTTTCTTTATTTTAGTTGTAACAGTTGGAGGATAATGCAAAGGAAGACGCTGCCTGGGAATTCACCGTCTGTGGAAATGCGCCCCAGAGAGGAATAAAGCAGTCCTCACCTTGCTCTCCCCACCCGGACCCACTTTCCCCTCCCGCCTCGGCCCCCACCCCAACATCACCatcacccccttccctcccccccacctcccccccttTCCCACCCAGGTGTCGGACCAGACGGTCCCCACTTCCACCCTGCACCCCTTCTTCCCCCCTTGCACCATGAACACCAATGTCTGCGTGGAGCCCGGGCCGAGCCCGGAGGCCCCGGGCTTGCCCAAGGAAAGCCACCTGCCCGAGGGGTCCCTGAACAGCCTTGTGGATTACAACTCGGAGATGGAGCGCTACCGCTCCTTTGCCACCTCCTTCTACAAGACCAACGGGGGCGCCTTCCCGCAGGCGGCCAAGATCGCGCGCATCACCACCCCCATCTTCCCCAgcagcgccgccgccgccgcggccgccgcgcgCATCGGCATGTCCCCCTGGAACTGCGACAACGcggccaccgccgccgccgccaccgccatGCTCTGGGgcagcggcgggggcgggggcggcggcggcggcggcggcgggggcggcggcgggggcggtgggggcggCAGGAAATCCtcctccgccgccgcctcctcctccgcctcctcctcGGCGATCCTCcccgccggcggcggcggcggcggcggcggtggcggcggtggcggtggcggtggcggcggcggcggcggcggcggcaggacCAGCATGCACCACCGAAACGactcccagaggctggggaaagCTGGCTGCCCGCCAGAGCCATCGTTGCAAATGGCAAATACTAATTTCCTCTCCACCTTATCCCCTGAACACTGCAGACCTTTGGCGGGGGAATGCATGAACAAGCTCAAATGCGGCGCTGCTGAAGCAGAGATAATGAATCTCCCCGAGCGCGTGGGGACTTTTTCCGCTATCCCGGCTTTAGGGGGCATCTCATTACCTCCAGGGGTCATCGTCATGACAGCCCTTCACTCCCCCGCAGCAGCCTCAGCAGCCGTCACAGACAGTGCGTTTCAAATTGCCAACCTGGCAGACTGCCCGCAGAaccattcctcctcctcctcgtcctcctcaGGGGGAGCTGGCGGAGCCAACCCGGccaagaagaagaggaaaaggtgtgggGTCTGCGTGCCCTGCAAGAGGCTCATCAACTGTGGCGTCTGCAGCAGTTGCAGGAACCGCAAAACGGGACACCAGATCTGCAAATTTAGGAAATGTGAAGAGCTAAAGAAAAAACCTGGCACTTCGCTAGAGGTCAGAGGAGATGATTTCTTGTTTCCCagtctcccctcttccctcctcactcccctctcctctcccctccagggCTTCTTGTCTGGCTTCAAGACGCAGTACCCTTTTCCTGAAGCTTCATTCAGGTTGTAAGATACAGTTGGTGGTGGTTTGCGGAGGGCATGGCCTCtcctcgccccctccccacctgcacTTCGCCTGGAACCGCCCTCCAGATGCGGGAGGGcgcccctctttttttttttttttagctccagGAGGAAAACTAATGTAATTGGTTTGAAAAATCAGAAGTTTCACATTCAATATGGTCAGAAATTTCCCTCGGTGGTTTAAAATGCCCCCTTCccccttattattatttttaaaagcatctatGCCCAAAGGGTCGGATACATCACATTCTATGTACTTATACTGGGCAAGAGAGACCTATTAGTGACCCAGTTGTAACTGTGAGGACACAGTTTGTGGCACACAAGTCTACATTCCCttttacactcacacacacacacacacacacacacacacacacacacacacacacacacagtgatcaTTGAAACTAACATGCATGAATTCAAAAGGGGATTTTCTAtactcttctaatttttttttccttaccatgacaaaatttttctgttttccattttattttctgcataGTTGGTATTTTTTCAGAAAGGGGAAATAGTAGAGAAAACTGAACACCACTTGCAGTTTTTTAAGGAGAGATGACAATTTGTAGCAGGTGAGATGGTAGTTTTATTTaagaatgattttatttacatagtTTAGAAACTAAGGATTCTTAAAACTCAGTTACAAAAAATATAAACTTGGGTTTCTGTGTTTAACAAACCACTCTGTGGTTACAAAATCGTTCTATACATCAAGCACTGTTTTGGTTGATACACTATATGGTCAATGacagtttcttttttctgtgtgtgcttaAAACTATGTACAGATTATCACTAAAGTACTTGTTAAATTAGGCTTTCGGTTATGTTAAACAAAAAGATCGATGTGTTTGGTGGAAATTTCATACAGTGACCTGATcacaacaaaaggggaaaaacagaaaatcagaagTAAATGGCTTTGGTGATATACTTAGTAATGAAATATGGACAGATAATCATATTTAGCCTCTTGATATAATGTACAGAGTAGATGGCTAAATGCTCATGTATAGGTGGTGGATTAGCATTAGGGAATATTCTATGGGCTGGACTGTAGGCTGACAGTGGTTCTCACAAGTTCTCATCAGAGGGAAACCtgcatattctttttaaaaattgtgaacaatGCTTAAAGGAGTTTTCTCCAAGAAGGACTGGCCTTTGAAAGGAGAAGAGTTAAAGATCTTTGCAGGTTTGAACATAAATGAGATACAGATCTTTTTAAGTTGTATtaatataaatcaaagcaagtaGCACTTTGTAATTCTCCTCAAACAAATATTATGCTGATATCATCATCGATTATGATCAATTCCATCAAAATATTGCATTTATTCCTCCTTATAAGAGAACCCATGTCTGCTGAAAGTTTGACTTTATTCTAGGGTGGTTTATTACATTCCCTTTGGCAACTCTTCTTAAGCAAAGATAATAGCAATCATAAAGGCATAGATCATGTGTTTTCTTAGGTGGCAAAAATTTGTTTTTAGCTTTGAATGATCTTCTCTGGATTAATTTACTATAACTTCTAAGGCCCATGGgaaattaaaattcagttcatACTTAAATCTTCTGTTAATGTTTAGTTGATGAGCACTACCTGGGTTTAATTTTTTTACCCTTGAACTATAGCATCTAGAATTACAGGTTTGCTGTGGTTAAGTGGACTTCATCTTTAGCTAGACCTATGTACTGCCTGCACCCTGATTTATTGTATGTAGTAGGACCACTGAATAATTCTGATTTATTTAGTAAGCAACCTCTCTGAACAAGTTTAATGTGAATACCAGTAGGTTTTCTGCAAAAGTTTCTATGCTGGTTTATTAGTCTAGAACTTcataagtttctttttcttccttttgatagTATTCCCCAAAACTTCTTGTGATCTTTAAGTtccttagggttttttttttaatcacaaaattcCATagtattactttttcttctttttaaaaattcgcGTGCACAAAGTTCTATTGATCTTCAGAAAGTGGGATGTAGATGAGAGGGGAAACGTATTTCTCTCTTTGTAGAGCTCTCTGAAGATGTTCTCCTAAGTATATACCCTTTCCTACCAGAGAATGGTTCTTGGTTCAAGGCTAAGGTTATTAGTGGAATGCAAtttggcagaaagaaagaaaaaaaaaatcaattggctAAGATTCTATCTAggtcatttttaaaaggagaggcTGCATGATTGCCTTAAGCACATGTGTAACCACAGTTACGGTTGTAGGAAGCCAGCTGGACGCATGTCAGAGTGACAGGGTTTACATGACTGAACCAGAGCTGAAACAGTGGTTGCAGGATGGTGCAAAGTCCCCCTGCTGACCTGCCTCCCTCTCTAATTTGGTTTCTGTAACTTATCATCATCTGTGGAGATGTTTTAGATGTCAGATAGACTCCGGAGCTGAGGATAGTAATTTGGAGATTCATTATGGATATTACCTGTGGATTTCAGGTGTAAGTTcagtagctaatatttattggcTTTAAATTAATATCTGGATTATAGTCATTGCTGATACCAGTATTTATCACTTCAAGCCCCACGTGCTCGTCTTCCCTTTGACTTATTCTCATGCCAAGTTCTGGAGGCATAATCAGATTTTCAGGGTGAGTAAACTGAAATTAAGACAGACTCACATGGGTGTGTTGGGCCTCTTGCCCACATTTTTTAAAGCCTCCCCTCTGGCATTCCTTTTAAAATGGCTTTActtatttccacattttcctgatAAGTCTCATGTGAAGAGCATCTtaattccttaaaaatatatttacaaaatcaCCACTTTATAGTATTTCATATGataaaaatgcacataaaataaatttagctTTTTGGTGTTATTGTTTATTGTATAGTTGCATATAACACTATTCATTTAACCAGTCGCTGTACTAAAAAATTATCACTGATTATTCAAAGCAGTCATGCTGTATGCCCCTGTGTGACAAAACTGATCTTAAAAACTTGTATCCTAAATGGTTAATATTaagttctgaaatattttaagaaattatcatATATCATGATGTGTTCTATGATAGACCTTTGTCTCAAAGAAAAGTAATCTCATACAAAGGTATTCCTTTAGTTTTTATATTCACAGCAGTTACATTTCTTATACTAAGATCTAACTTTTCAAAATCCCTCTACCTAATCTTACTCGAGGGAGAAAGTCATCCCGAGGGCTACCCCAGCTTCTCTTAGCCCCTGAGCGTTGTTCAGGTGACATGATTGATCTCTGTGGGACAGCATTAGAGACCACACAGATCTGGTTTCTCTCCCATTAGCTGATTTATGGAATTACATTAGTCAGCAGTGC
The nucleotide sequence above comes from Cervus elaphus chromosome 17, mCerEla1.1, whole genome shotgun sequence. Encoded proteins:
- the CXXC4 gene encoding CXXC-type zinc finger protein 4 isoform X2; this translates as MNTNVCVEPGPSPEAPGLPKESHLPEGSLNSLVDYNSEMERYRSFATSFYKTNGGAFPQAAKIARITTPIFPSSAAAAAAAARIGMSPWNCDNAATAAAATAMLWGSGGGGGGGGGGGGGGGGGGGGGRKSSSAAASSSASSSAILPAGGGGGGGGGGGGGGGGGGGGGGGRTSMHHRNDSQRLGKAGCPPEPSLQMANTNFLSTLSPEHCRPLAGECMNKLKCGAAEAEIMNLPERVGTFSAIPALGGISLPPGVIVMTALHSPAAASAAVTDSAFQIANLADCPQNHSSSSSSSSGGAGGANPAKKKRKRCGVCVPCKRLINCGVCSSCRNRKTGHQICKFRKCEELKKKPGTSLERTPVPSAEAFRWFF
- the CXXC4 gene encoding CXXC-type zinc finger protein 4 isoform X1, with amino-acid sequence MNTNVCVEPGPSPEAPGLPKESHLPEGSLNSLVDYNSEMERYRSFATSFYKTNGGAFPQAAKIARITTPIFPSSAAAAAAAARIGMSPWNCDNAATAAAATAMLWGSGGGGGGGGGGGGGGGGGGGGGRKSSSAAASSSASSSAILPAGGGGGGGGGGGGGGGGGGGGGGGRTSMHHRNDSQRLGKAGCPPEPSLQMANTNFLSTLSPEHCRPLAGECMNKLKCGAAEAEIMNLPERVGTFSAIPALGGISLPPGVIVMTALHSPAAASAAVTDSAFQIANLADCPQNHSSSSSSSSGGAGGANPAKKKRKRCGVCVPCKRLINCGVCSSCRNRKTGHQICKFRKCEELKKKPGTSLEVRGDDFLFPSLPSSLLTPLSSPLQGFLSGFKTQYPFPEASFRL